The Amblyomma americanum isolate KBUSLIRL-KWMA chromosome 3, ASM5285725v1, whole genome shotgun sequence genome window below encodes:
- the LOC144123025 gene encoding uncharacterized protein LOC144123025, with product MASDDDLGDLPSCPFICAKGWTFLTANSYTICVDTHPVLHASKPDEAFKLLFFAHFAFNIQYQKETSLCLEFTQRAIAGINPARGTKVQKNGGKQHCLSPRVAALVTALKDYDF from the exons ATGGCCAGCGACGATGACTTGGGGGATCTGCCAAGCTGTCCTTTCATCTGCGCGAAAG GATGGACTTTTCTCACTGCTAATTCATACACAATCTGCGTGGACACCCATCCAGTGCTTCATGCATCGAAGCCAGACGAGGCCTTCAAGCTGCTGTTCTTTGCCCATTTTGCTTTTAACATCCAGTACCAGAAGGAGACGAGCCTGTGCTTGGAATTCACACAGAG ggctattgcaggtattaatcctgcaagaggaacaaaggtgcaaaagaatggcgggaAGCAGCACTGCCTGTCACCAAGAGTGGCGGCACTCGTAACGGCTTTGAAAGACTATGACTTTTAG